A single genomic interval of Plodia interpunctella isolate USDA-ARS_2022_Savannah chromosome 14, ilPloInte3.2, whole genome shotgun sequence harbors:
- the LOC128675357 gene encoding zinc finger protein ZFP2-like isoform X21, translating into MFEQQIKAEPMSFYSSHPHIHSGPPTIVRSDSNHGIINMNQHHTHQEDSKDSLIVQHQVQHQQELMEQHQQEMQQQDDELSFKGMDDEGVEMDMDGRQCSQGMGVDMGSVQTKMEVSNGGGQATRSKPQACKVCGKVLSSASSYYVHMKLHSGNKPFQCTVCDAAFCRKPYLEVHMRTHTGERPFQCDLCLKRFTQKSSLNTHKRVHTDEHMRALMVKDRPYKCELCQMRFTQSSSLNRHKKIHTVQGRPFQCLSCPAAFTCKQYLEIHTRTHTGERPYQCDICLKRFTQKSSLNIHKRTHSVVAREPTPALANLGPSTVQGRPFQCLQCPAAFTCKQYLEIHNRTHTGERPYQCDVCLKRFAQKSTLNIHKRTHTVQGRPYQCMECPAAFTCKPYLEIHMRTHTGERPFECDVCYKRFTQKSTLNIHKRIHTGERPYACDICQKRFAVKSYVTAHRWSHVADKPLNCDRCSMTFTSKSQFALHIRTHSAGSCYECSVCGRTFVRDSYLIRHHNRVHRENHSNVSANSLGTINSVATNTNNSNSNFDSPGVCDLSFVPMVNRYMTSQGTQVSMQDSKMSAMSPQSIASISSPPPPHTPTPQPQMSGQMHLTD; encoded by the exons ATGTTCGAGCAGCAGATCAAGGCAGAACCTATGAG CTTCTACTCCTCCCATCCCCATATACACTCCGGCCCCCCAACTATAGTCCGATCTGACTCCAACCATGGCATCATCAACATGAACCAGCACCACACACACCAGGAGGATTCCAAGGACAGTCTGATAGTACAACATCAAGTACAACACCAACAAGAACTCATGGAACAacatcaacaggaaatgcAGCAACAGGATGACGAG TTGAGCTTTAAAGGAATGGATGATGAAGGGGTTGAAATGGACATGGATGGCAGGCAGTGTTCTCAG GGTATGGGTGTCGACATGGGATCAGTTCAAACCAAAATGGAAGTCTCAAATGGAGGCGGCCAGGCAACTCGTTCAAAACCACAGGCTTGTAAA GTGTGTGGCAAAGTGCTGTCTTCTGCTTCTTCATATTACGTCCATATGAAGTTACACTCTGGGAACAAGCCCTTCCAGTGTACT GTGTGCGACGCGGCGTTCTGCCGCAAGCCGTACCTGGAGGTGCACATGCGCACGCACACGGGCGAGCGCCCCTTCCAGTGCGACCTGTGCCTCAAGCGCTTCACGCAGAAGTCCAGCCTCAACACGCACAAGCGGGTGCACACAG ATGAGCACATGCGGGCGTTGATGGTGAAGGACCGGCCCTACAAGTGCGAACTCTGCCAGATGCGCTTCACGCAGAGCTCCAGCCTCAACCGACACAAGAAAATACACACGG TCCAGGGGAGACCGTTCCAGTGCCTGTCGTGTCCCGCCGCCTTCACCTGCAAGCAATACCTGGAGATTCACACGCGCACCCACACCGGCGAGCGGCCGTATCAGTGCGACATCTGCCTGAAGCGCTTCACACAGAAATCCAGCCTCAACATTCACAAGCGGACGCACTCAG TGGTTGCGCGGGAGCCGACGCCCGCCCTGGCTAACCTTGGTCCGTCCACAGTGCAGGGCCGGCCCTTCCAGTGCCTGCAGTGCCCCGCCGCCTTCACCTGCAAGCAATACCTCGAAATCCATAACCGCACGCACACGGGCGAGCGGCCCTACCAGTGTGACGTCTGCCTCAAGAGATTCGCGCAAAAATCTACTCTCAATATTCACAAAAGAACGCACACAG TGCAAGGGCGGCCGTACCAATGCATGGAGTGCCCGGCAGCGTTCACATGCAAGCCCTACTTGGAGATCCACATGCGCACGCACACAGGCGAACGCCCGTTCGAGTGTGATGTCTGCTACAAACGCTTCACGCAGAAATCTACGCTCAACATACACAAGCGAATCCATACCG GTGAACGTCCATACGCTTGTGATATTTGTCAAAAACGATTTGCTGTGAAGAGCTACGTAACAGCGCACAG ATGGTCGCACGTGGCCGACAAGCCGCTGAACTGCGACCGATGCTCGATGACGTTCACGAGCAAGTCTCAGTTCGCGCTCCACATCCGCACGCACTCCGCCGGCTCCTGCTACGAGTGCAGCGTCTGCGGCCGGACTTTCGTGCGGGACAGCTATCTGATACG aCACCACAACCGGGTCCACCGCGAGAACCACAGCAACGTGTCCGCCAACAGCCTCGGCACCATCAACAGCGTGGCAACCAACACCAACAACTCAAACAGCAACTTCGACTCGCCCGGCGTTTGTGACTTAAG CTTCGTGCCCATGGTGAACCGCTACATGACGTCACAAGGCACGCAGGTGTCCATGCAGGACAGCAAAATGTCCGCCATGTCCCCGCAGTCCATCGCGTCTATAT CTTCGCCCCCTCCCCCGCATACGCCTACCCCCCAACCGCAGATGTCGGGTCAAATGCATCTCACAGACTGA
- the LOC128675357 gene encoding zinc finger protein ZFP2-like isoform X4, with translation MFEQQIKAEPMSFYSSHPHIHSGPPTIVRSDSNHGIINMNQHHTHQEDSKDSLIVQHQVQHQQELMEQHQQEMQQQDDELSFKGMDDEGVEMDMDGRQCSQGMGVDMGSVQTKMEVSNGGGQATRSKPQACKVCGKVLSSASSYYVHMKLHSGNKPFQCTVCDAAFCRKPYLEVHMRTHTGERPFQCDLCLKRFTQKSSLNTHKRVHTDEHMRALMVKDRPYKCELCQMRFTQSSSLNRHKKIHTEEHIQSLINKVRPYQCEICDKRFTQKSSLGTHKRIHTGERPFQCTVCLKSFTQKCALNLHEKIHTVQGRPYTCGQCPAAFARRPYLDIHMRTHTGERPYQCDACLKRFTQKSSLNIHKRTHTVQGRPFQCLSCPAAFTCKQYLEIHTRTHTGERPYQCDICLKRFTQKSSLNIHKRTHSVVAREPTPALANLGPSTVQGRPFQCLQCPAAFTCKQYLEIHNRTHTGERPYQCDVCLKRFAQKSTLNIHKRTHTVQGRPYQCMECPAAFTCKPYLEIHMRTHTGERPFECDVCYKRFTQKSTLNIHKRIHTGERPYACDICQKRFAVKSYVTAHRWSHVADKPLNCDRCSMTFTSKSQFALHIRTHSAGSCYECSVCGRTFVRDSYLIRHHNRVHRENHSNVSANSLGTINSVATNTNNSNSNFDSPGVCDLSFVPMVNRYMTSQGTQVSMQDSKMSAMSPQSIASISSPPPPHTPTPQPQMSGQMHLTD, from the exons ATGTTCGAGCAGCAGATCAAGGCAGAACCTATGAG CTTCTACTCCTCCCATCCCCATATACACTCCGGCCCCCCAACTATAGTCCGATCTGACTCCAACCATGGCATCATCAACATGAACCAGCACCACACACACCAGGAGGATTCCAAGGACAGTCTGATAGTACAACATCAAGTACAACACCAACAAGAACTCATGGAACAacatcaacaggaaatgcAGCAACAGGATGACGAG TTGAGCTTTAAAGGAATGGATGATGAAGGGGTTGAAATGGACATGGATGGCAGGCAGTGTTCTCAG GGTATGGGTGTCGACATGGGATCAGTTCAAACCAAAATGGAAGTCTCAAATGGAGGCGGCCAGGCAACTCGTTCAAAACCACAGGCTTGTAAA GTGTGTGGCAAAGTGCTGTCTTCTGCTTCTTCATATTACGTCCATATGAAGTTACACTCTGGGAACAAGCCCTTCCAGTGTACT GTGTGCGACGCGGCGTTCTGCCGCAAGCCGTACCTGGAGGTGCACATGCGCACGCACACGGGCGAGCGCCCCTTCCAGTGCGACCTGTGCCTCAAGCGCTTCACGCAGAAGTCCAGCCTCAACACGCACAAGCGGGTGCACACAG ATGAGCACATGCGGGCGTTGATGGTGAAGGACCGGCCCTACAAGTGCGAACTCTGCCAGATGCGCTTCACGCAGAGCTCCAGCCTCAACCGACACAAGAAAATACACACGG AGGAGCACATCCAATCGCTGATCAACAAAGTGCGCCCCTATCAGTGCGAGATCTGTGACAAGCGGTTCACTCAGAAGTCAAGCCTTGGCACTCATAAACGTATACACACTG GGGAGCGGCCGTTCCAGTGCACCGTCTGCCTCAAGTCCTTCACGCAGAAGTGCGCGCTCAATTTGCACGAAAAAATACATACGG TGCAAGGGCGTCCTTACACGTGCGGGCAATGCCCGGCGGCGTTCGCCCGCCGCCCCTACCTGGACATTCACATGCGCACGCACACAGGCGAGCGGCCGTATCAGTGCGACGCGTGTCTGAAGCGCTTCACGCAGAAGTCCAGCCTCAATATACATAAACGGACGCACACAG TCCAGGGGAGACCGTTCCAGTGCCTGTCGTGTCCCGCCGCCTTCACCTGCAAGCAATACCTGGAGATTCACACGCGCACCCACACCGGCGAGCGGCCGTATCAGTGCGACATCTGCCTGAAGCGCTTCACACAGAAATCCAGCCTCAACATTCACAAGCGGACGCACTCAG TGGTTGCGCGGGAGCCGACGCCCGCCCTGGCTAACCTTGGTCCGTCCACAGTGCAGGGCCGGCCCTTCCAGTGCCTGCAGTGCCCCGCCGCCTTCACCTGCAAGCAATACCTCGAAATCCATAACCGCACGCACACGGGCGAGCGGCCCTACCAGTGTGACGTCTGCCTCAAGAGATTCGCGCAAAAATCTACTCTCAATATTCACAAAAGAACGCACACAG TGCAAGGGCGGCCGTACCAATGCATGGAGTGCCCGGCAGCGTTCACATGCAAGCCCTACTTGGAGATCCACATGCGCACGCACACAGGCGAACGCCCGTTCGAGTGTGATGTCTGCTACAAACGCTTCACGCAGAAATCTACGCTCAACATACACAAGCGAATCCATACCG GTGAACGTCCATACGCTTGTGATATTTGTCAAAAACGATTTGCTGTGAAGAGCTACGTAACAGCGCACAG ATGGTCGCACGTGGCCGACAAGCCGCTGAACTGCGACCGATGCTCGATGACGTTCACGAGCAAGTCTCAGTTCGCGCTCCACATCCGCACGCACTCCGCCGGCTCCTGCTACGAGTGCAGCGTCTGCGGCCGGACTTTCGTGCGGGACAGCTATCTGATACG aCACCACAACCGGGTCCACCGCGAGAACCACAGCAACGTGTCCGCCAACAGCCTCGGCACCATCAACAGCGTGGCAACCAACACCAACAACTCAAACAGCAACTTCGACTCGCCCGGCGTTTGTGACTTAAG CTTCGTGCCCATGGTGAACCGCTACATGACGTCACAAGGCACGCAGGTGTCCATGCAGGACAGCAAAATGTCCGCCATGTCCCCGCAGTCCATCGCGTCTATAT CTTCGCCCCCTCCCCCGCATACGCCTACCCCCCAACCGCAGATGTCGGGTCAAATGCATCTCACAGACTGA
- the LOC128675357 gene encoding zinc finger protein ZFP2-like isoform X17, with protein MFEQQIKAEPMSFYSSHPHIHSGPPTIVRSDSNHGIINMNQHHTHQEDSKDSLIVQHQVQHQQELMEQHQQEMQQQDDELSFKGMDDEGVEMDMDGRQCSQGMGVDMGSVQTKMEVSNGGGQATRSKPQACKVCGKVLSSASSYYVHMKLHSGNKPFQCTVCDAAFCRKPYLEVHMRTHTGERPFQCDLCLKRFTQKSSLNTHKRVHTEEHIQSLINKVRPYQCEICDKRFTQKSSLGTHKRIHTGERPYQCDACLKRFTQKSSLNIHKRTHTVQGRPFQCLSCPAAFTCKQYLEIHTRTHTGERPYQCDICLKRFTQKSSLNIHKRTHSVVAREPTPALANLGPSTVQGRPFQCLQCPAAFTCKQYLEIHNRTHTGERPYQCDVCLKRFAQKSTLNIHKRTHTVQGRPYQCMECPAAFTCKPYLEIHMRTHTGERPFECDVCYKRFTQKSTLNIHKRIHTGERPYACDICQKRFAVKSYVTAHRWSHVADKPLNCDRCSMTFTSKSQFALHIRTHSAGSCYECSVCGRTFVRDSYLIRHHNRVHRENHSNVSANSLGTINSVATNTNNSNSNFDSPGVCDLSFVPMVNRYMTSQGTQVSMQDSKMSAMSPQSIASISSPPPPHTPTPQPQMSGQMHLTD; from the exons ATGTTCGAGCAGCAGATCAAGGCAGAACCTATGAG CTTCTACTCCTCCCATCCCCATATACACTCCGGCCCCCCAACTATAGTCCGATCTGACTCCAACCATGGCATCATCAACATGAACCAGCACCACACACACCAGGAGGATTCCAAGGACAGTCTGATAGTACAACATCAAGTACAACACCAACAAGAACTCATGGAACAacatcaacaggaaatgcAGCAACAGGATGACGAG TTGAGCTTTAAAGGAATGGATGATGAAGGGGTTGAAATGGACATGGATGGCAGGCAGTGTTCTCAG GGTATGGGTGTCGACATGGGATCAGTTCAAACCAAAATGGAAGTCTCAAATGGAGGCGGCCAGGCAACTCGTTCAAAACCACAGGCTTGTAAA GTGTGTGGCAAAGTGCTGTCTTCTGCTTCTTCATATTACGTCCATATGAAGTTACACTCTGGGAACAAGCCCTTCCAGTGTACT GTGTGCGACGCGGCGTTCTGCCGCAAGCCGTACCTGGAGGTGCACATGCGCACGCACACGGGCGAGCGCCCCTTCCAGTGCGACCTGTGCCTCAAGCGCTTCACGCAGAAGTCCAGCCTCAACACGCACAAGCGGGTGCACACAG AGGAGCACATCCAATCGCTGATCAACAAAGTGCGCCCCTATCAGTGCGAGATCTGTGACAAGCGGTTCACTCAGAAGTCAAGCCTTGGCACTCATAAACGTATACACACTG GCGAGCGGCCGTATCAGTGCGACGCGTGTCTGAAGCGCTTCACGCAGAAGTCCAGCCTCAATATACATAAACGGACGCACACAG TCCAGGGGAGACCGTTCCAGTGCCTGTCGTGTCCCGCCGCCTTCACCTGCAAGCAATACCTGGAGATTCACACGCGCACCCACACCGGCGAGCGGCCGTATCAGTGCGACATCTGCCTGAAGCGCTTCACACAGAAATCCAGCCTCAACATTCACAAGCGGACGCACTCAG TGGTTGCGCGGGAGCCGACGCCCGCCCTGGCTAACCTTGGTCCGTCCACAGTGCAGGGCCGGCCCTTCCAGTGCCTGCAGTGCCCCGCCGCCTTCACCTGCAAGCAATACCTCGAAATCCATAACCGCACGCACACGGGCGAGCGGCCCTACCAGTGTGACGTCTGCCTCAAGAGATTCGCGCAAAAATCTACTCTCAATATTCACAAAAGAACGCACACAG TGCAAGGGCGGCCGTACCAATGCATGGAGTGCCCGGCAGCGTTCACATGCAAGCCCTACTTGGAGATCCACATGCGCACGCACACAGGCGAACGCCCGTTCGAGTGTGATGTCTGCTACAAACGCTTCACGCAGAAATCTACGCTCAACATACACAAGCGAATCCATACCG GTGAACGTCCATACGCTTGTGATATTTGTCAAAAACGATTTGCTGTGAAGAGCTACGTAACAGCGCACAG ATGGTCGCACGTGGCCGACAAGCCGCTGAACTGCGACCGATGCTCGATGACGTTCACGAGCAAGTCTCAGTTCGCGCTCCACATCCGCACGCACTCCGCCGGCTCCTGCTACGAGTGCAGCGTCTGCGGCCGGACTTTCGTGCGGGACAGCTATCTGATACG aCACCACAACCGGGTCCACCGCGAGAACCACAGCAACGTGTCCGCCAACAGCCTCGGCACCATCAACAGCGTGGCAACCAACACCAACAACTCAAACAGCAACTTCGACTCGCCCGGCGTTTGTGACTTAAG CTTCGTGCCCATGGTGAACCGCTACATGACGTCACAAGGCACGCAGGTGTCCATGCAGGACAGCAAAATGTCCGCCATGTCCCCGCAGTCCATCGCGTCTATAT CTTCGCCCCCTCCCCCGCATACGCCTACCCCCCAACCGCAGATGTCGGGTCAAATGCATCTCACAGACTGA
- the LOC128675357 gene encoding zinc finger protein ZFP2-like isoform X9: protein MFEQQIKAEPMSFYSSHPHIHSGPPTIVRSDSNHGIINMNQHHTHQEDSKDSLIVQHQVQHQQELMEQHQQEMQQQDDELSFKGMDDEGVEMDMDGRQCSQGMGVDMGSVQTKMEVSNGGGQATRSKPQACKVCGKVLSSASSYYVHMKLHSGNKPFQCTVCDAAFCRKPYLEVHMRTHTGERPFQCDLCLKRFTQKSSLNTHKRVHTEEHIQSLINKVRPYQCEICDKRFTQKSSLGTHKRIHTGERPFQCTVCLKSFTQKCALNLHEKIHTVQGRPYTCGQCPAAFARRPYLDIHMRTHTGERPYQCDACLKRFTQKSSLNIHKRTHTVQGRPFQCLSCPAAFTCKQYLEIHTRTHTGERPYQCDICLKRFTQKSSLNIHKRTHSVVAREPTPALANLGPSTVQGRPFQCLQCPAAFTCKQYLEIHNRTHTGERPYQCDVCLKRFAQKSTLNIHKRTHTVQGRPYQCMECPAAFTCKPYLEIHMRTHTGERPFECDVCYKRFTQKSTLNIHKRIHTGERPYACDICQKRFAVKSYVTAHRWSHVADKPLNCDRCSMTFTSKSQFALHIRTHSAGSCYECSVCGRTFVRDSYLIRHHNRVHRENHSNVSANSLGTINSVATNTNNSNSNFDSPGVCDLSFVPMVNRYMTSQGTQVSMQDSKMSAMSPQSIASISSPPPPHTPTPQPQMSGQMHLTD, encoded by the exons ATGTTCGAGCAGCAGATCAAGGCAGAACCTATGAG CTTCTACTCCTCCCATCCCCATATACACTCCGGCCCCCCAACTATAGTCCGATCTGACTCCAACCATGGCATCATCAACATGAACCAGCACCACACACACCAGGAGGATTCCAAGGACAGTCTGATAGTACAACATCAAGTACAACACCAACAAGAACTCATGGAACAacatcaacaggaaatgcAGCAACAGGATGACGAG TTGAGCTTTAAAGGAATGGATGATGAAGGGGTTGAAATGGACATGGATGGCAGGCAGTGTTCTCAG GGTATGGGTGTCGACATGGGATCAGTTCAAACCAAAATGGAAGTCTCAAATGGAGGCGGCCAGGCAACTCGTTCAAAACCACAGGCTTGTAAA GTGTGTGGCAAAGTGCTGTCTTCTGCTTCTTCATATTACGTCCATATGAAGTTACACTCTGGGAACAAGCCCTTCCAGTGTACT GTGTGCGACGCGGCGTTCTGCCGCAAGCCGTACCTGGAGGTGCACATGCGCACGCACACGGGCGAGCGCCCCTTCCAGTGCGACCTGTGCCTCAAGCGCTTCACGCAGAAGTCCAGCCTCAACACGCACAAGCGGGTGCACACAG AGGAGCACATCCAATCGCTGATCAACAAAGTGCGCCCCTATCAGTGCGAGATCTGTGACAAGCGGTTCACTCAGAAGTCAAGCCTTGGCACTCATAAACGTATACACACTG GGGAGCGGCCGTTCCAGTGCACCGTCTGCCTCAAGTCCTTCACGCAGAAGTGCGCGCTCAATTTGCACGAAAAAATACATACGG TGCAAGGGCGTCCTTACACGTGCGGGCAATGCCCGGCGGCGTTCGCCCGCCGCCCCTACCTGGACATTCACATGCGCACGCACACAGGCGAGCGGCCGTATCAGTGCGACGCGTGTCTGAAGCGCTTCACGCAGAAGTCCAGCCTCAATATACATAAACGGACGCACACAG TCCAGGGGAGACCGTTCCAGTGCCTGTCGTGTCCCGCCGCCTTCACCTGCAAGCAATACCTGGAGATTCACACGCGCACCCACACCGGCGAGCGGCCGTATCAGTGCGACATCTGCCTGAAGCGCTTCACACAGAAATCCAGCCTCAACATTCACAAGCGGACGCACTCAG TGGTTGCGCGGGAGCCGACGCCCGCCCTGGCTAACCTTGGTCCGTCCACAGTGCAGGGCCGGCCCTTCCAGTGCCTGCAGTGCCCCGCCGCCTTCACCTGCAAGCAATACCTCGAAATCCATAACCGCACGCACACGGGCGAGCGGCCCTACCAGTGTGACGTCTGCCTCAAGAGATTCGCGCAAAAATCTACTCTCAATATTCACAAAAGAACGCACACAG TGCAAGGGCGGCCGTACCAATGCATGGAGTGCCCGGCAGCGTTCACATGCAAGCCCTACTTGGAGATCCACATGCGCACGCACACAGGCGAACGCCCGTTCGAGTGTGATGTCTGCTACAAACGCTTCACGCAGAAATCTACGCTCAACATACACAAGCGAATCCATACCG GTGAACGTCCATACGCTTGTGATATTTGTCAAAAACGATTTGCTGTGAAGAGCTACGTAACAGCGCACAG ATGGTCGCACGTGGCCGACAAGCCGCTGAACTGCGACCGATGCTCGATGACGTTCACGAGCAAGTCTCAGTTCGCGCTCCACATCCGCACGCACTCCGCCGGCTCCTGCTACGAGTGCAGCGTCTGCGGCCGGACTTTCGTGCGGGACAGCTATCTGATACG aCACCACAACCGGGTCCACCGCGAGAACCACAGCAACGTGTCCGCCAACAGCCTCGGCACCATCAACAGCGTGGCAACCAACACCAACAACTCAAACAGCAACTTCGACTCGCCCGGCGTTTGTGACTTAAG CTTCGTGCCCATGGTGAACCGCTACATGACGTCACAAGGCACGCAGGTGTCCATGCAGGACAGCAAAATGTCCGCCATGTCCCCGCAGTCCATCGCGTCTATAT CTTCGCCCCCTCCCCCGCATACGCCTACCCCCCAACCGCAGATGTCGGGTCAAATGCATCTCACAGACTGA
- the LOC128675357 gene encoding zinc finger protein ZFP2-like isoform X12, with protein sequence MFEQQIKAEPMSFYSSHPHIHSGPPTIVRSDSNHGIINMNQHHTHQEDSKDSLIVQHQVQHQQELMEQHQQEMQQQDDELSFKGMDDEGVEMDMDGRQCSQGMGVDMGSVQTKMEVSNGGGQATRSKPQACKVCGKVLSSASSYYVHMKLHSGNKPFQCTVCDAAFCRKPYLEVHMRTHTGERPFQCDLCLKRFTQKSSLNTHKRVHTGERPFQCTVCLKSFTQKCALNLHEKIHTVQGRPYTCGQCPAAFARRPYLDIHMRTHTGERPYQCDACLKRFTQKSSLNIHKRTHTVQGRPFQCLSCPAAFTCKQYLEIHTRTHTGERPYQCDICLKRFTQKSSLNIHKRTHSVVAREPTPALANLGPSTVQGRPFQCLQCPAAFTCKQYLEIHNRTHTGERPYQCDVCLKRFAQKSTLNIHKRTHTVQGRPYQCMECPAAFTCKPYLEIHMRTHTGERPFECDVCYKRFTQKSTLNIHKRIHTGERPYACDICQKRFAVKSYVTAHRWSHVADKPLNCDRCSMTFTSKSQFALHIRTHSAGSCYECSVCGRTFVRDSYLIRHHNRVHRENHSNVSANSLGTINSVATNTNNSNSNFDSPGVCDLSFVPMVNRYMTSQGTQVSMQDSKMSAMSPQSIASISSPPPPHTPTPQPQMSGQMHLTD encoded by the exons ATGTTCGAGCAGCAGATCAAGGCAGAACCTATGAG CTTCTACTCCTCCCATCCCCATATACACTCCGGCCCCCCAACTATAGTCCGATCTGACTCCAACCATGGCATCATCAACATGAACCAGCACCACACACACCAGGAGGATTCCAAGGACAGTCTGATAGTACAACATCAAGTACAACACCAACAAGAACTCATGGAACAacatcaacaggaaatgcAGCAACAGGATGACGAG TTGAGCTTTAAAGGAATGGATGATGAAGGGGTTGAAATGGACATGGATGGCAGGCAGTGTTCTCAG GGTATGGGTGTCGACATGGGATCAGTTCAAACCAAAATGGAAGTCTCAAATGGAGGCGGCCAGGCAACTCGTTCAAAACCACAGGCTTGTAAA GTGTGTGGCAAAGTGCTGTCTTCTGCTTCTTCATATTACGTCCATATGAAGTTACACTCTGGGAACAAGCCCTTCCAGTGTACT GTGTGCGACGCGGCGTTCTGCCGCAAGCCGTACCTGGAGGTGCACATGCGCACGCACACGGGCGAGCGCCCCTTCCAGTGCGACCTGTGCCTCAAGCGCTTCACGCAGAAGTCCAGCCTCAACACGCACAAGCGGGTGCACACAG GGGAGCGGCCGTTCCAGTGCACCGTCTGCCTCAAGTCCTTCACGCAGAAGTGCGCGCTCAATTTGCACGAAAAAATACATACGG TGCAAGGGCGTCCTTACACGTGCGGGCAATGCCCGGCGGCGTTCGCCCGCCGCCCCTACCTGGACATTCACATGCGCACGCACACAGGCGAGCGGCCGTATCAGTGCGACGCGTGTCTGAAGCGCTTCACGCAGAAGTCCAGCCTCAATATACATAAACGGACGCACACAG TCCAGGGGAGACCGTTCCAGTGCCTGTCGTGTCCCGCCGCCTTCACCTGCAAGCAATACCTGGAGATTCACACGCGCACCCACACCGGCGAGCGGCCGTATCAGTGCGACATCTGCCTGAAGCGCTTCACACAGAAATCCAGCCTCAACATTCACAAGCGGACGCACTCAG TGGTTGCGCGGGAGCCGACGCCCGCCCTGGCTAACCTTGGTCCGTCCACAGTGCAGGGCCGGCCCTTCCAGTGCCTGCAGTGCCCCGCCGCCTTCACCTGCAAGCAATACCTCGAAATCCATAACCGCACGCACACGGGCGAGCGGCCCTACCAGTGTGACGTCTGCCTCAAGAGATTCGCGCAAAAATCTACTCTCAATATTCACAAAAGAACGCACACAG TGCAAGGGCGGCCGTACCAATGCATGGAGTGCCCGGCAGCGTTCACATGCAAGCCCTACTTGGAGATCCACATGCGCACGCACACAGGCGAACGCCCGTTCGAGTGTGATGTCTGCTACAAACGCTTCACGCAGAAATCTACGCTCAACATACACAAGCGAATCCATACCG GTGAACGTCCATACGCTTGTGATATTTGTCAAAAACGATTTGCTGTGAAGAGCTACGTAACAGCGCACAG ATGGTCGCACGTGGCCGACAAGCCGCTGAACTGCGACCGATGCTCGATGACGTTCACGAGCAAGTCTCAGTTCGCGCTCCACATCCGCACGCACTCCGCCGGCTCCTGCTACGAGTGCAGCGTCTGCGGCCGGACTTTCGTGCGGGACAGCTATCTGATACG aCACCACAACCGGGTCCACCGCGAGAACCACAGCAACGTGTCCGCCAACAGCCTCGGCACCATCAACAGCGTGGCAACCAACACCAACAACTCAAACAGCAACTTCGACTCGCCCGGCGTTTGTGACTTAAG CTTCGTGCCCATGGTGAACCGCTACATGACGTCACAAGGCACGCAGGTGTCCATGCAGGACAGCAAAATGTCCGCCATGTCCCCGCAGTCCATCGCGTCTATAT CTTCGCCCCCTCCCCCGCATACGCCTACCCCCCAACCGCAGATGTCGGGTCAAATGCATCTCACAGACTGA